In Levilactobacillus brevis, a single genomic region encodes these proteins:
- a CDS encoding acetyltransferase, with protein sequence MNHFNTELTRMGLRQQRAGKRRYITGFDGIRTLAVLGVIIYHLAPSTLQGGYLGVPIFFVVSGYLITYLLIQEFDVSGKIDVLGFYSRRVKRLYPALVAMILGTTAYITLFQRSLLANIRGTVLTNLIYGYNWFEINHGQSYFDRFSGESPFTHLWSLSIEGQFYLVWPLVVLGLLLFVRHKSRRLAILLTVAVASALAMALLYSPNNPNRVYYGTDTRMFAILIGAGMAFVWPAHKLKADIQRNQRLTLDVLGGLSLLALIYLFFTMSGQATSTYRGGMFWFTVLSGILVGTVAHPGSDMNRILTNPVFSYVGKRSYGIYLYQFPVMIFYEAKVNIGNHPLLNALVEVALIMVITEMSYRWIENPMRHYHYGQLTGDVVRYLQQPRAHRFVNTFGVVAAVLFGLTAVGFVQQPAAAKPTALQKTITARQAATKKQNAAAVKKQKALAAAASKKKHDKAVAFSKLSAADKKLSKHYFLTPEEVLSSKQTPLTAIGDSVLLDDSGDLQDVFPGAIVNGKVGRQAADMKDVITAMAQQGQLAKNVLINIGTNGYVTPEQADDIVHAIGPDHQIFWVTAHVPTREWQNSVNNRIHKTADKYHNVHVIDWYTAAKNQPKWFVSDHVHPNDYGNRYYTSLIAKAVAKENK encoded by the coding sequence ATGAATCATTTCAATACGGAGCTGACGCGCATGGGGTTGCGGCAGCAACGGGCGGGGAAACGGCGTTACATTACCGGTTTTGACGGTATTCGGACGCTGGCCGTTCTGGGCGTCATCATTTACCATTTGGCGCCGTCGACCTTGCAAGGGGGATATTTGGGTGTGCCCATCTTCTTTGTGGTGTCGGGGTATTTAATTACATATTTATTAATTCAGGAGTTTGATGTTTCGGGTAAGATTGATGTTCTGGGGTTCTACAGCCGCCGGGTCAAGCGGCTGTATCCGGCGCTGGTCGCGATGATTTTAGGCACGACGGCGTACATTACCCTCTTTCAGCGGAGCCTGTTGGCCAATATTCGGGGGACTGTGCTGACCAATCTAATCTACGGCTACAACTGGTTTGAGATCAACCACGGGCAATCGTACTTTGACCGGTTCAGCGGGGAGTCGCCGTTTACTCACCTCTGGTCCCTGTCGATCGAAGGGCAATTTTACTTGGTCTGGCCGTTGGTAGTGCTGGGACTCTTGTTGTTCGTGCGGCATAAGTCGCGGCGGTTGGCGATTCTGCTGACCGTGGCGGTGGCCTCGGCCTTGGCCATGGCGTTGCTGTACAGTCCGAATAATCCCAACCGGGTTTACTACGGGACGGACACGCGGATGTTTGCGATTCTGATTGGTGCGGGGATGGCCTTCGTTTGGCCGGCGCATAAATTAAAGGCGGACATTCAGCGTAATCAACGGTTGACTCTCGATGTGCTGGGGGGATTGTCGTTGCTGGCCTTGATTTACCTCTTCTTTACAATGAGTGGTCAGGCCACGAGCACGTATCGTGGCGGGATGTTCTGGTTCACGGTTCTCTCCGGCATTCTGGTGGGGACGGTTGCCCATCCGGGAAGCGATATGAATCGAATTCTGACGAATCCCGTTTTCAGTTACGTCGGGAAACGCAGCTATGGAATTTACCTCTACCAATTTCCGGTAATGATTTTCTACGAGGCTAAGGTGAACATTGGCAATCACCCGTTGCTCAATGCGCTGGTGGAAGTGGCCCTTATCATGGTGATTACGGAAATGAGTTACCGCTGGATCGAAAATCCAATGCGGCATTACCATTACGGGCAATTGACCGGCGATGTCGTGCGTTACCTGCAACAGCCACGGGCACACCGGTTTGTTAATACGTTTGGCGTCGTAGCGGCCGTGCTCTTTGGCCTGACGGCAGTCGGCTTTGTCCAACAACCGGCAGCGGCGAAACCCACGGCTCTGCAGAAGACGATCACGGCGCGACAGGCGGCCACGAAGAAGCAGAATGCGGCGGCGGTCAAGAAACAAAAGGCCTTAGCAGCGGCGGCTTCGAAGAAGAAACACGATAAAGCCGTGGCCTTCTCCAAGCTGTCAGCGGCGGATAAGAAGTTGTCCAAGCACTATTTCTTAACGCCAGAAGAGGTGTTGAGCAGTAAGCAGACGCCATTGACGGCGATCGGTGACTCTGTGTTGCTGGATGATTCTGGTGACCTTCAGGACGTCTTTCCGGGCGCAATCGTGAACGGTAAGGTGGGTCGACAAGCGGCCGACATGAAGGACGTCATCACGGCGATGGCACAGCAGGGCCAGCTGGCGAAGAACGTTCTGATTAATATCGGGACGAACGGTTATGTCACGCCGGAACAGGCCGATGACATCGTGCACGCGATTGGCCCGGATCACCAAATCTTCTGGGTGACGGCCCACGTGCCCACGCGTGAATGGCAGAACTCCGTCAACAATCGGATTCATAAGACGGCGGACAAGTACCACAACGTCCACGTGATTGACTGGTACACCGCGGCGAAGAACCAGCCCAAGTGGTTTGTCAGTGATCATGTCCATCCAAATGACTACGGAAACCGCTACTACACGTCGTTGATTGCCAAGGCAGTCGCTAAGGAAAATAAGTAA
- the uidA gene encoding beta-glucuronidase, protein MLYPLMTATRSVLSLNGIWSFKMQAAGETISPETPLKTSDVMAVPASFNDQTANPELRNHSGYFWYERDFTVPTALMDQRLSLRFGSATHEAWVFVNGIAVGHHKGGFTPFELPINDQVHAGTNRLTVKLSNLLDHTTLPVGNYSETKDADGHTVAHVDENFDFFNYAGLHRNVNLLATPWNRVEDVTITPDVDLATKSADIAVNVKTTTAATVKVTLLDETDTVVATAAGASTTIHLDNVHLWQPLHAYLYQARVEIVDGSTVIDSYTEPFGIRTVAIEAGKFLINGHPFYFKGFGKHEDSYVNGRGMNEAVNVLDLNLLKKIGANSFRTSHYPYSEEMMRLCDREGIVVIDEVPAVGLMPDFNFDVSSAFKNTDNPFWSTIQTQAAHKQALEEMIGRDKNHASVVIWSIANEPATFLPGAHDYFEPLFNLARRLDPQDRPCTYINIMMSTPDRDNCSDLADLLTLNRYYGWYLQTGDLKAAAQAEEAELRTWQEKWPDKPIMFTEFGADTVAGVHSAYNEPFSEEYQVNYYDMNAKIFDKIDNFVGEQLWNFADFQTKFGINRVQGNKKGIFTRSREPKAAAIWLSHRWNGIPNFGYKK, encoded by the coding sequence ATGTTATACCCTTTGATGACCGCTACCCGTTCCGTTTTGAGCCTCAATGGCATCTGGTCCTTCAAGATGCAGGCGGCTGGCGAAACCATTAGCCCCGAAACCCCACTGAAGACCAGCGATGTTATGGCCGTTCCCGCGTCCTTTAACGACCAAACGGCGAATCCCGAGCTACGCAACCACAGTGGCTACTTCTGGTACGAACGCGACTTTACCGTTCCAACCGCACTGATGGACCAACGTCTCAGTCTGCGCTTCGGCTCGGCCACCCATGAAGCCTGGGTCTTCGTCAATGGCATCGCGGTCGGTCACCACAAGGGTGGCTTCACCCCGTTCGAGCTGCCGATCAACGATCAGGTGCACGCTGGAACCAACCGGTTGACCGTCAAACTCAGCAACCTCTTAGACCATACCACGTTACCCGTCGGCAATTACTCGGAAACTAAAGACGCGGACGGCCACACCGTCGCCCACGTCGATGAAAACTTTGACTTCTTCAACTACGCCGGTCTCCACCGCAACGTCAATCTTTTGGCGACACCGTGGAACCGCGTGGAGGATGTCACCATCACCCCGGATGTCGACCTAGCCACCAAGAGTGCCGACATCGCGGTTAACGTAAAAACCACGACAGCCGCAACGGTCAAGGTCACGCTCTTGGACGAGACCGATACCGTTGTCGCCACGGCCGCGGGCGCATCAACCACCATTCATTTGGATAACGTCCACCTGTGGCAACCCCTTCACGCCTACCTCTACCAGGCCCGCGTTGAGATTGTGGACGGCAGTACCGTCATCGATAGTTATACGGAGCCGTTCGGTATTCGGACCGTCGCCATTGAAGCCGGTAAATTCTTAATCAACGGTCACCCCTTCTACTTCAAGGGCTTCGGCAAGCACGAGGACTCCTACGTCAACGGTCGCGGCATGAATGAAGCCGTTAACGTCTTGGACCTGAACCTCTTAAAGAAGATTGGGGCCAACTCGTTCCGGACATCGCACTACCCATATTCCGAAGAAATGATGCGGCTGTGTGACCGCGAGGGAATTGTCGTCATTGACGAGGTTCCCGCAGTTGGGTTGATGCCCGACTTTAACTTCGACGTGTCCAGCGCCTTCAAGAATACCGATAACCCCTTCTGGTCAACCATCCAGACCCAAGCCGCTCATAAACAGGCGCTGGAAGAAATGATTGGTCGCGACAAGAACCACGCGTCCGTGGTCATCTGGTCGATTGCTAACGAACCGGCCACCTTCCTTCCCGGCGCCCACGATTACTTCGAGCCGTTATTTAACCTGGCGCGGCGCCTCGACCCTCAGGATCGGCCGTGCACCTACATCAACATCATGATGTCCACACCGGACCGCGACAACTGCTCGGACCTCGCCGACCTCTTGACGCTGAACCGTTACTACGGTTGGTACCTACAAACGGGTGACTTGAAAGCCGCCGCGCAGGCCGAAGAAGCCGAGCTCCGCACGTGGCAGGAAAAGTGGCCGGATAAGCCGATCATGTTCACCGAATTCGGGGCCGATACGGTTGCCGGCGTTCACAGCGCCTACAACGAGCCGTTCTCCGAGGAATATCAGGTGAACTACTACGACATGAACGCTAAGATCTTCGACAAGATCGACAATTTCGTGGGGGAACAGCTCTGGAACTTCGCCGACTTCCAAACCAAGTTCGGTATCAACCGCGTTCAAGGAAATAAGAAAGGGATTTTCACCCGTTCCCGGGAACCTAAAGCAGCCGCAATTTGGCTGAGTCACCGGTGGAATGGGATTCCTAACTTTGGGTATAAGAAATAA